A DNA window from Deltaproteobacteria bacterium contains the following coding sequences:
- a CDS encoding ABC transporter permease — MLLYVLRRLYQTVPLLLVISVLIFSLLHLMPGDPLYRMLEGIPNLRPQDYDRLRKLYGFDDPIYLQYGKWLWQLLQLNPGYSREYGQPVFDIILPALKNTLVLTIAAVVLGKLVAIALGIFSAVRQYSIGDYILTATTFIAYSVPAFWLGLMLIILFSVKLGWLPTSGIVNSELTAGSWEATIDWLKHLILPVAVLAISEVIQVQRFMRSSLLEVLRQDYLTTARAKGLSERVVIGRHALKNALIPVVTIIAVTMPRVVGGSTVIETVFAYPGMGRLLFTSIMGNDYVVAMTVVMIIAVTVVFFNLLADMIYGWLDPRIRYQS, encoded by the coding sequence ATGTTGCTCTACGTTCTCCGCCGATTATACCAGACCGTGCCGCTGTTGCTGGTGATCTCGGTGCTGATTTTTTCCTTGCTCCACTTGATGCCCGGCGATCCGCTTTACCGGATGCTCGAAGGGATTCCCAATCTGCGGCCGCAAGATTATGACCGGCTGCGCAAGCTCTATGGCTTCGACGATCCGATATATCTTCAGTACGGCAAGTGGCTCTGGCAGTTGCTCCAGCTCAATCCCGGCTATTCGCGCGAGTACGGCCAGCCGGTGTTTGATATCATTTTGCCGGCGCTGAAAAATACTTTGGTGCTGACGATTGCCGCTGTAGTGCTCGGCAAGCTGGTCGCGATCGCCCTCGGCATCTTCTCGGCGGTGCGGCAGTATTCCATCGGCGATTACATTCTGACCGCGACGACTTTTATCGCCTATTCCGTCCCGGCGTTTTGGTTGGGACTGATGCTGATTATTTTATTTTCCGTCAAGCTCGGTTGGCTGCCGACCTCGGGCATCGTCAACAGCGAGCTTACAGCGGGAAGTTGGGAAGCAACGATCGATTGGCTCAAGCACTTAATCTTGCCGGTGGCGGTGCTAGCGATCTCCGAGGTCATTCAAGTGCAGCGCTTCATGCGTTCGAGTTTGCTCGAAGTCCTGCGCCAGGATTATCTCACGACGGCGCGGGCCAAAGGTTTGAGCGAGCGCGTCGTCATTGGCCGGCACGCGCTGAAGAACGCGTTGATTCCAGTGGTGACGATCATCGCCGTGACTATGCCGCGGGTAGTGGGCGGTTCGACCGTTATCGAAACGGTTTTTGCCTATCCGGGCATGGGCCGGCTGCTCTTCACTTCGATCATGGGCAACGATTACGTCGTCGCCATGACCGTGGTGATGATCATCGCGGTGACCGTGGTGTTCTTCAATCTACTGGCGGACATGATCTATGGATGGCTCGATCCGCGCATTCGCTATCAGAGTTGA